A genomic region of Caenorhabditis elegans chromosome V contains the following coding sequences:
- the pgap-3 gene encoding Post-GPI attachment to proteins factor 3 (Confirmed by transcript evidence), translated as MYIKWVVGCLLITCFVQLEASPGDRSIWYQECTQVCISKYNCSTKFGTLDWARGDCFWCRYDCMWDTIGHFDSNFGVVPQFHGKWPFLAIPLPFGFIIQEPASMIFSLLNLFTVYKMLRRFKKMQNLPNRTMWLVYAHVGMFTWISSSLFHMFDCDFTEKMDYFGAYSFVLFALYVSVIFTKQLQFLGRGGPKYIQILFALVYLNHFMKMMQNFDYGYNMTCCIVFSLITTCLYVHHLYYRKRNLGSLQESDIVLIRLIIWANLSTALEILDFTPVFWIFDSHSLFHLATIPIPIWWSDFLALYYDLDVASGKRSVLKMA; from the exons ATGTATATAAAATGGGTGGTCGGGTGCCTTTTAATAACGTGTTTCGTGCAACTAGAAGCTTCTCCAGGAGATAG AAGTATTTGGTATCAAGAATGTACACAAGTGTGCATATCAAAATACAATTGCTCCACAAAATTCGGGACATTAGATTGGGCTCGCGGAGATTGTTTTTGGTGCCGATATGACTGTATGTGGGATACAATTGGACATTTTGATAG TAACTTCGGTGTTGTTCCACAATTCCATGGAAAATGGCCGTTTTTAGCAATTCCTCTTCCATTTGGATTCATTATTCAAGAACCTGCATCAATGATATTCTCTCTTCTCAATCTCTTCACTGTATACAAAATGCTTCGTCGATTCAAGAAAATGCAGAATCTTCCGAATCGAACAATGTGGCTTGTATATGCACATGTTGGAATGTTCACCTGGATTTCTTCATCACTTTTTCACATGTTTGATTGTGATTTCACTGAGAAAATGGACTATTTTGGAGCATATTCATTTGTTTTATTCGCTCTCTACGTCTCGGTGATATTCACAAAAcaactacaatttttgggaAGAGGTGGACCGAAATATATACAAATTCTGTTTGCTCTCGTGTATCTAAatcattttatgaaaatgatG caaaactTCGATTATGGATACAATATGACTTGCTGCATTGTATTCTCACTAATAACTACATGCCTCTACGTTCACCATCTATATTACAG aaaacgaaATCTCGGATCCTTGCAAGAGTCGGACATTGTACTAATTCGTCTCATAATTTGGGCGAATCTGTCAACTGCTTTGGAAATTCTGGATTTTACTCCGGTTTTCTGGATTTTCGATTCGCATTCACTCTTCCATCTCGCCACAATTCCAATCCCAATCTGGTGGTCTGACTTCCTAGCTCTCTATTACGATCTAGATGTTGCTTCAGGAAAGAGATCAGTCCTGAAAATGGCATAA
- the jamp-1 gene encoding JNK1/MAPK8-associated membrane protein homolog (Confirmed by transcript evidence), whose product MSSLSGHASTIQPSCLGFCGRTVLVGNYSEDVEATTTAAGSTSLSRCGPCSFGYRNNAMSICESCDTPLQPYDWMYLLFIALLPLLLHMQFIRIARKYCRTRYYEVSEYLCVILENVIACVIAVLIYPPRFTFFLNGCSKTDIKEWYPACYNPRIGYTKTMRCTYEVVFPLYSITFIHHLILIGSILVLRSTLYCVLLYKTYNGKPFYAAIVSVPILAVIHAVLSGVVFYTFPYILLIGSLWAMCFHLALEGKRPLKEMIVRIATSPTHLIFLSITMLMLSFGVIAIIAPLIIPETSHTVGHSFV is encoded by the exons ATGTCATCATTGTCTGGCCACGCGTCCACAATTCAGCCATCATGTCTCGGATTCTGCGGTCGAACCGTCCTCGTCGGCAACTATTCTGAAGACGTGGAGGCGACGACGACGGCGGCCGGATCCACGTCGTTGTCAAGATGTGGACCATGTTCATTTGGATATCGAAACAATGCCATGTCAATATGCGAATCATGTGATACTCCACTACAACCATACGATTGGATGTACCTTTTGTTTATCGCCTTACTCCCATTGCTTCTGCATATGCAATTTATCAGAATAGCCAGAAAGTA CTGCCGAACACGCTACTACGAAGTCTCCGAATACTTGTGCGTTATTCTGGAGAACGTCATCGCCTGTGTCATTGCCGTGCTCATCTATCCACCGagattcacattttttcttaaCGGGTGCTCGAAGACTGACATTAAAGAatg gtatCCAGCGTGCTATAATCCAAGGATAGGATATACGAAAACAATGAGATGCACTTATGAAGTTGTATTTCCATT ATATTCAATCACGTTCATTCATCATTTGATATTAATCGGCTCGATTCTGGTACTCCGTTCAACACTCTACTGCGTTTTGCTCTACAAAACATACAACGGAAAACCATTCTACGCAGCAATCGTCTCGGTTCCTATCCTGGCTGTGATTCATGCAGTTCTC TCTGGCGTTGTCTTCTACACATTTCCGTACATTCTCCTCATCGGGTCACTTTGGGCAATGTGCTTCCATTTGGCTTTAGAAGGAAAACGACCATTGAAGGAAATGATTG TTCGTATTGCCACTTCTCCAACACATTTGATATTCTTATCGATAACGATGTTGATGCTCTCATTCGGTGTTATTGCTATCATTGCTCCACT TATAATTCCAGAGACATCCCATACCGTTGGTCATTCCTTTGTATAG
- the R01B10.3 gene encoding Solute carrier family 3 member 2 N-terminal domain-containing protein (Partially confirmed by transcript evidence) encodes MRTDSVTDSCCSSEYSYCSCDCVKQRKVAEVPQIGYSLDELNAKREEPKWRVARYTAIAMFWGIWGALLAGSILIIVLNNHDVASTTAAPTTTTTNGQ; translated from the exons atgaGAACCGACTCTGTGACAGATTCCTGCTGTAGCAGTGAGTATTCATATTGTAGCTGTGATTGCGTCAAACAACGAAAA GTTGCCGAGGTTCCACAAATCGGGTACAGTCTTGATGAGCTCAATGCTAAAAGGGAGGAACCGAAATGGAGAGTTGCCAG ATACACTGCAATTGCGATGTTCTGGGGAATTTGGGGAGCGCTGCTTGCAGGCTCAATCCTTATCATTGTGCTCAATAATCACGACGTTGCGAGCACTACTGCCGCTCCAACCACAACAACCACCAACGGACagtaa
- the cpi-2 gene encoding Cystatin cpi-2 (Confirmed by transcript evidence), whose product MKAILVFALIAISIISVNAGMMTGGSVEQDASQKEYSDKAWKAVKGINDQASNNGPYYYAPIKVTKASTQVVAGISTKLEVLVGESNCKKGELQAHEITSSNCQIKDGGSRALYQVTIWEKPWENFEQFTVEKIRDVTADEQF is encoded by the exons ATGAAAGCCATTCTCGTCTTCGCTCTCATTGCCATTTCGATAATTTCTGTGAACGCCGGTATGATGACTGGAGGATCTGTTGAACAAGATGCATCTCAAAAGGAGTATTCT GACAAAGCCTGGAAGGCTGTGAAAGGCATCAACGATCAGGCATCCAACAACGGACCTTACTACTACGCCCCGATTAAG gtcACAAAGGCCTCAACCCAAGTTGTCGCTGGAATCAGCACCAAGCTCGAGGTGCTCGTCGGTGAATCGAACTGCAAGAAGGGAGAGTTGCAGGCTCACGAGATCACTTCTTCCAACTGCCAAATCAAGGATGGTGGAAGCCGTGCTCTGTACCAAGTCACCATCTGGGAGAAGCCATGGGAGAACTTCGAGCAATTCACTGTGGAGAAGATCCGCGATGTTACCGCTGACGAGCAGTTCTAA
- the jamp-1 gene encoding JNK1/MAPK8-associated membrane protein homolog (Confirmed by transcript evidence), with protein sequence MSSLSGHASTIQPSCLGFCGRTVLVGNYSEDVEATTTAAGSTSLSRCGPCSFGYRNNAMSICESCDTPLQPYDWMYLLFIALLPLLLHMQFIRIARKYCRTRYYEVSEYLCVILENVIACVIAVLIYPPRFTFFLNGCSKTDIKEWYPACYNPRIGYTKTMRCTYEVVFPLYSITFIHHLILIGSILVLRSTLYCVLLYKTYNGKPFYAAIVSVPILAVIHAVLSGVVFYTFPYILLIGSLWAMCFHLALEGKRPLKEMIVRIATSPTHLIFLSITMLMLSFGVIAIIAPLDIPYRWSFLCIVPVPFIFYMATIPFSNPTTTMRLS encoded by the exons ATGTCATCATTGTCTGGCCACGCGTCCACAATTCAGCCATCATGTCTCGGATTCTGCGGTCGAACCGTCCTCGTCGGCAACTATTCTGAAGACGTGGAGGCGACGACGACGGCGGCCGGATCCACGTCGTTGTCAAGATGTGGACCATGTTCATTTGGATATCGAAACAATGCCATGTCAATATGCGAATCATGTGATACTCCACTACAACCATACGATTGGATGTACCTTTTGTTTATCGCCTTACTCCCATTGCTTCTGCATATGCAATTTATCAGAATAGCCAGAAAGTA CTGCCGAACACGCTACTACGAAGTCTCCGAATACTTGTGCGTTATTCTGGAGAACGTCATCGCCTGTGTCATTGCCGTGCTCATCTATCCACCGagattcacattttttcttaaCGGGTGCTCGAAGACTGACATTAAAGAatg gtatCCAGCGTGCTATAATCCAAGGATAGGATATACGAAAACAATGAGATGCACTTATGAAGTTGTATTTCCATT ATATTCAATCACGTTCATTCATCATTTGATATTAATCGGCTCGATTCTGGTACTCCGTTCAACACTCTACTGCGTTTTGCTCTACAAAACATACAACGGAAAACCATTCTACGCAGCAATCGTCTCGGTTCCTATCCTGGCTGTGATTCATGCAGTTCTC TCTGGCGTTGTCTTCTACACATTTCCGTACATTCTCCTCATCGGGTCACTTTGGGCAATGTGCTTCCATTTGGCTTTAGAAGGAAAACGACCATTGAAGGAAATGATTG TTCGTATTGCCACTTCTCCAACACATTTGATATTCTTATCGATAACGATGTTGATGCTCTCATTCGGTGTTATTGCTATCATTGCTCCACT AGACATCCCATACCGTTGGTCATTCCTTTGTATAGTACCGGTCCCGTTCATCTTCTATATGGCAACAATTCCGTTTAGCAATCCGACGACGACGATGCGTCTCAGTTGA